From the genome of Bradyrhizobium elkanii USDA 76, one region includes:
- a CDS encoding aspartate ammonia-lyase, translating into MTSASPTERIESDSLGPVTIPLKAYYGPQTARAIENFPISGIPINHFPIFLKALAFVKMAAARANASLGDLEQNKADVICEVCGEIARGVLWREFPLDVFQGGAGTSTNMNMNEVIANRALEIMGLPRGRYDVVHPNNDVNLSQSTNDIYPTAIRLAILLSHGQLQAALERLAIAFEEKATCFSEVIKLGRTQLQDAVPMTLGQEFQAFATTLREDVSRLGEIASFFQEINLGGTAIGTGINSNPDYQALAISELCEISGLPLVAAGNLIEACWDTGAFVLFSGMLKRTATKLSKICNDLRLLSSGPRGGLNEINLPPLQPGSSIMPGKVNPVVPEVVNQVAFQIIGYDLTITLAAEAGQLQLNVMEPVIAYNVLHSLELLINAIEVLRTKCVTGITPNEQVCLRHLEASAAVATALSPAIGYERAAELAKKVLISGKTIREVLDEEPGLSPDLIAQTTDPRRLTRPTRARLAS; encoded by the coding sequence ATGACTAGCGCATCGCCAACAGAGCGCATTGAAAGCGATTCCCTTGGGCCGGTGACGATCCCCCTCAAAGCTTACTATGGGCCGCAGACCGCGCGCGCGATCGAAAATTTCCCGATCTCTGGCATTCCGATCAACCACTTTCCCATATTCCTAAAGGCCTTGGCATTCGTGAAGATGGCCGCAGCCAGGGCAAATGCGAGCCTCGGAGATCTTGAGCAGAATAAGGCCGATGTAATCTGCGAGGTTTGCGGCGAAATAGCACGGGGAGTGCTGTGGAGAGAATTTCCGCTCGACGTCTTCCAGGGAGGAGCGGGAACGTCGACCAACATGAACATGAACGAGGTGATAGCAAACCGTGCCCTGGAAATCATGGGACTTCCGCGGGGACGATACGACGTCGTCCACCCCAACAATGACGTCAACCTGTCGCAGTCCACGAATGACATCTATCCGACCGCAATCCGGCTTGCGATATTGCTGTCCCACGGGCAGCTCCAGGCTGCACTTGAGCGCCTCGCGATTGCCTTTGAGGAGAAGGCAACTTGCTTCAGCGAAGTGATAAAGCTCGGCCGAACGCAATTGCAGGATGCCGTCCCAATGACTTTGGGGCAGGAATTCCAAGCCTTCGCGACGACCCTTCGCGAGGATGTCTCTCGACTCGGAGAGATCGCCTCATTCTTCCAGGAGATCAATCTTGGAGGCACAGCGATCGGTACCGGCATCAATAGCAATCCCGACTATCAGGCACTTGCCATTTCGGAACTTTGCGAGATATCGGGTCTCCCGCTCGTTGCGGCCGGCAACCTGATCGAAGCTTGTTGGGATACCGGAGCCTTCGTTTTGTTTTCCGGTATGCTCAAACGAACGGCGACTAAGCTGTCGAAGATCTGCAACGACCTAAGGCTACTTTCTAGTGGACCACGCGGAGGGCTAAACGAAATTAATCTGCCGCCGCTTCAGCCCGGCTCGTCCATCATGCCTGGCAAGGTCAATCCGGTGGTGCCGGAAGTCGTCAATCAGGTCGCATTCCAAATCATCGGCTACGATCTAACTATCACACTTGCTGCGGAAGCCGGGCAGCTCCAATTGAACGTCATGGAGCCTGTGATTGCGTACAATGTTCTCCATTCTCTCGAGCTGCTGATCAATGCGATCGAGGTGCTACGCACGAAGTGCGTCACCGGGATCACGCCAAACGAGCAAGTATGTCTTAGACACCTCGAGGCCAGCGCTGCGGTTGCGACAGCCCTCAGCCCAGCGATCGGTTATGAGCGTGCGGCCGAGCTGGCGAAGAAGGTGCTGATCTCGGGCAAGACAATCCGCGAAGTACTTGACGAGGAGCCGGGTCTTTCCCCGGATTTGATTGCCCAAACGACCGATCCGCGTCGACTTACCAGGCCGACGCGAGCGCGATTGGCATCATAG
- a CDS encoding amino acid ABC transporter substrate-binding protein: MAKMFGLLSATLITGIAISTAQAGPTLDNIKSKRVITIGYREASIPFSYLGADQKPVGFSLDLCAHVVDRLKVDLGTPDIQTKLTPVNSSNRIPLIQNGTIDIECGGTASNKQRLEQVSFSVATFASQTAWLAKASSGLKTPKDLKGKTVVVTQGSDALGIAKGISQEDDLNLTIAQAKDHAESLLLLTTGRVAAWVEADILLAGMKADYSKPADLLFLKANYGTVYYYGLMFSKDDPDFKKIVDDVLSKLMASGEFTKIYDKWFVAAIPPKNINLNFPMTDALKERVAHPSDVVNY, from the coding sequence ATGGCTAAAATGTTTGGACTGCTTTCAGCGACTTTGATTACCGGAATAGCGATCTCCACGGCCCAGGCGGGGCCAACGCTTGACAACATCAAATCGAAAAGGGTGATTACCATTGGTTATCGCGAGGCTTCGATACCCTTTTCCTATCTCGGCGCTGACCAGAAGCCTGTTGGTTTTTCGCTCGACCTTTGCGCGCACGTCGTCGATCGCCTGAAAGTTGATCTTGGCACTCCGGACATTCAGACGAAGCTTACGCCGGTCAACTCGTCCAACCGGATCCCTCTTATCCAGAATGGCACGATCGACATCGAGTGCGGTGGCACTGCCAGCAATAAGCAGCGTCTGGAACAGGTCTCATTCAGCGTTGCGACCTTCGCCAGTCAAACGGCTTGGCTCGCAAAGGCGTCAAGCGGACTCAAGACACCGAAAGACCTGAAGGGAAAGACTGTTGTCGTAACTCAGGGGTCCGATGCTCTCGGCATTGCCAAAGGCATTTCGCAGGAGGACGATCTCAATCTTACTATCGCGCAAGCCAAAGATCATGCGGAATCATTGCTGCTGCTTACGACCGGCCGTGTGGCGGCGTGGGTGGAGGCTGACATTCTCTTGGCCGGTATGAAGGCGGATTATTCGAAACCAGCCGACCTCCTCTTTCTAAAAGCTAACTACGGTACGGTCTATTATTATGGCCTGATGTTCTCGAAGGATGATCCCGACTTCAAAAAGATAGTTGACGACGTTCTCTCCAAGCTTATGGCCTCCGGCGAGTTCACGAAAATCTACGACAAATGGTTCGTGGCTGCGATCCCGCCGAAAAACATCAATCTGAATTTTCCAATGACCGACGCGCTTAAAGAGCGCGTTGCCCACCCTAGTGATGTCGTCAATTACTGA
- the glyA gene encoding serine hydroxymethyltransferase, which produces MDNRCESFDEEVGELLYLEEQRQLSQLSLVASENYSSPRVREFEGSIFADKNAEGYPGSRCVSGCEYADKLERLAIERAKSAFACEHANVQAMSATIANFAVMNGLFQPQDRLMAMRLQDGGHLSHGASFHASGQNFRWCFYGVSKSDEQLNYDAVRSIALENRPVAIICGGSSYPRLFDYGKMHEIAREIDALLWVDLAHTAGLVAGRAVPSPFPHADIVTTSTHKTLRGPRGGGLILCKKRLGKAIDRAIFPGLQGAPKMDLIAARAALLAEVQTSSFQRYAGKVLRNAKALEAGLLETGATLVSGGTSSHLLLLSLMSWDMSGRQLEAALSAAQVIANRNPIPFDNRPPSEASGLRIGSAALTTRGFDEAQFVRLGKLIGNVITSTNKHNGIANLSAFVKENTKGLPLFNEKWLA; this is translated from the coding sequence ATGGATAATCGATGCGAAAGCTTTGACGAAGAAGTGGGAGAGCTGCTGTACTTGGAGGAGCAACGCCAATTAAGCCAGCTGAGCTTAGTCGCTTCTGAAAACTATTCCTCTCCCAGAGTCAGGGAGTTCGAAGGCAGCATATTTGCCGACAAGAATGCGGAGGGGTATCCGGGAAGCCGTTGTGTGTCAGGCTGCGAGTATGCTGACAAACTAGAGCGGCTGGCAATCGAGAGAGCAAAATCCGCGTTCGCATGCGAACACGCGAATGTGCAAGCGATGAGCGCTACCATCGCAAATTTCGCAGTAATGAACGGCCTTTTTCAGCCTCAAGACAGGCTGATGGCGATGCGGCTTCAAGATGGCGGCCATTTGAGTCACGGTGCTTCATTCCATGCGAGCGGTCAAAACTTTCGGTGGTGCTTCTATGGAGTGTCAAAGAGCGACGAGCAACTGAACTATGATGCGGTGCGTTCGATCGCGCTCGAGAATCGACCCGTAGCAATCATCTGTGGCGGTTCTTCATATCCACGCTTGTTTGATTATGGGAAGATGCATGAGATCGCACGTGAGATTGACGCGCTTCTTTGGGTGGATCTAGCGCATACCGCGGGTCTCGTTGCTGGCCGCGCCGTTCCGTCTCCCTTCCCTCACGCCGACATTGTAACAACTTCGACACATAAGACACTCCGAGGCCCGCGGGGCGGCGGACTTATTTTGTGCAAAAAGCGTTTAGGCAAGGCGATCGACCGTGCCATATTTCCCGGACTGCAAGGGGCGCCTAAAATGGACCTGATTGCGGCAAGAGCCGCATTGTTAGCTGAGGTGCAAACGTCCTCTTTTCAGAGGTATGCCGGAAAGGTGTTGAGAAACGCCAAGGCGTTGGAGGCTGGCTTGCTTGAGACGGGCGCTACACTCGTTTCCGGAGGTACTTCGTCGCACTTATTGCTTCTCAGTCTGATGAGTTGGGATATGAGCGGTCGTCAACTTGAAGCGGCGTTATCGGCAGCCCAGGTCATCGCCAATAGGAATCCGATTCCCTTCGACAACCGTCCGCCATCAGAAGCAAGTGGACTGAGAATCGGTAGCGCCGCTCTCACGACGAGAGGCTTTGATGAAGCGCAGTTCGTTCGGCTCGGGAAGTTGATTGGAAATGTGATTACTTCGACCAATAAGCATAACGGTATTGCTAACTTGAGCGCTTTCGTTAAGGAAAACACAAAGGGGCTGCCTTTGTTCAATGAGAAGTGGTTGGCGTAG
- a CDS encoding amino acid ABC transporter permease yields MFGVLLERTMDGQRYIDWLLSGLGWTLALAFFGWWIAFAIGIAVGIGRTVHNPFFRALARLYVEVFRNIPVLVQMFLWYFVLPELLPTTMGDWIKQIPPPWGSFFPALWCLGLYTAARIAEQVRAGIEALPNGQHEAAAALGLSGYLMYRHIILPQALRLIVPSLTSEVMGVYKNTSVALTIGLMELTAQARQISDATFQTFTAFGAATLIYLALALIAYQTMMLIDKAVRIPGTAPGREAVGSDFDDMKLESPLPGNMEVVK; encoded by the coding sequence ATGTTCGGAGTTCTTCTTGAAAGGACCATGGATGGCCAGCGTTACATCGACTGGCTTCTTTCCGGTCTTGGTTGGACGTTGGCGCTTGCCTTCTTCGGCTGGTGGATTGCGTTCGCAATCGGAATCGCCGTCGGCATAGGGCGAACTGTACATAACCCCTTCTTCCGGGCTTTAGCACGATTGTACGTGGAGGTCTTTCGAAACATCCCCGTTCTCGTACAGATGTTTCTCTGGTACTTCGTCCTGCCCGAGCTTCTTCCAACTACCATGGGAGACTGGATAAAGCAGATACCGCCGCCTTGGGGATCTTTCTTTCCGGCCCTGTGGTGCCTCGGCCTCTACACCGCCGCGCGCATCGCAGAACAGGTTCGCGCTGGCATCGAAGCCTTGCCAAACGGGCAACACGAAGCGGCTGCCGCACTCGGCCTAAGCGGATATCTGATGTATCGTCATATCATCTTGCCGCAGGCACTTCGGCTCATTGTGCCAAGTCTGACAAGTGAGGTGATGGGCGTCTACAAAAATACGTCCGTTGCTCTAACCATCGGCTTGATGGAGCTGACCGCTCAGGCGCGCCAAATCAGCGATGCTACGTTCCAAACCTTCACGGCATTCGGCGCCGCCACTCTCATCTATCTTGCTTTGGCTCTGATCGCCTACCAGACGATGATGCTCATCGACAAAGCCGTGCGCATTCCCGGTACCGCACCGGGCAGGGAAGCCGTCGGATCAGATTTTGACGACATGAAGCTGGAGAGCCCCCTGCCTGGCAATATGGAGGTCGTGAAATGA
- a CDS encoding peptide ligase PGM1-related protein — translation MMSRVILANTGSAAMTPSAHTLSDEFLRANAASAKRLLWLARDDDMLITPTPVTKEFLNYVNSLKGGGNIKLLSTSSTSTKRPLPISEQDIAPGSAFSRSLRLMTMGAQFSCLEPYIADEVSISIARALGNLPVRFSDENVGASPVATRLLNDKEKFRQFASDLGVPIANGSNCASMQQLVEAVCAVLSESESAILKMARHAGGDGNIVISKSAAGSSQGATRAVATPKIDAATLREAVHELGLSPTVKEPVIVEVYSENESSMGVHFDVRRDRVELVGVASILFNPGYGGAYWSSALLDHLPNDVLSWCKSLGNYAQQIGYFGPLSVDIVRAKEVGFFACEVNGRHGGFSSIRAVSSALGLECAIKNGARVALSRNCVSIALRFPDLIDLLRRKQLHYRPADRRGAIVMVEGHQDAGPYDFVIFGRDLEELQGIERELAQLSHAKN, via the coding sequence ATGATGAGCCGGGTCATACTCGCGAACACTGGCTCCGCTGCAATGACGCCCTCGGCTCATACGCTATCAGATGAATTCCTGAGAGCAAATGCAGCCTCGGCCAAGAGGCTGCTCTGGCTTGCTAGGGACGACGATATGCTTATTACCCCAACTCCGGTCACGAAGGAGTTCTTGAACTACGTCAATTCCCTAAAAGGTGGAGGTAACATCAAATTGCTGTCGACCTCATCGACATCCACCAAGCGTCCCCTGCCGATCTCGGAACAGGACATCGCGCCCGGTAGCGCCTTTTCTAGATCGCTACGTCTGATGACTATGGGTGCTCAATTTTCATGTCTGGAGCCGTATATCGCTGACGAGGTATCAATTTCCATCGCGAGAGCTTTGGGGAATCTTCCTGTAAGGTTTTCAGATGAGAACGTTGGAGCAAGCCCGGTCGCAACGCGACTTCTTAACGACAAGGAGAAATTCCGCCAGTTTGCCTCCGATCTTGGCGTGCCGATCGCTAATGGCAGCAATTGTGCAAGCATGCAACAATTGGTCGAAGCCGTATGTGCAGTCCTGTCAGAGTCTGAGAGTGCCATTCTGAAGATGGCGCGTCATGCAGGTGGTGACGGCAATATCGTCATTTCGAAAAGCGCGGCGGGATCGTCGCAAGGCGCGACGCGGGCCGTGGCGACACCAAAAATTGATGCGGCTACCTTGCGCGAGGCCGTTCATGAACTTGGGCTGTCTCCGACAGTAAAAGAGCCCGTGATTGTCGAGGTATATAGTGAAAATGAGTCTTCGATGGGCGTCCATTTTGATGTCAGGAGAGACAGGGTTGAGCTTGTAGGTGTAGCTTCGATCCTCTTCAATCCAGGATACGGCGGGGCATATTGGAGTAGCGCTCTGCTCGATCATTTGCCCAACGATGTTCTCTCGTGGTGCAAAAGTCTTGGCAACTACGCCCAACAAATCGGGTATTTCGGACCACTTAGTGTCGACATCGTTAGAGCCAAAGAGGTTGGGTTCTTTGCATGTGAGGTAAACGGGCGCCACGGAGGCTTCTCTTCAATCAGGGCCGTATCAAGCGCGCTAGGATTGGAATGCGCTATCAAAAATGGAGCGCGTGTTGCTCTTTCCCGAAATTGCGTCTCCATTGCGCTTCGATTTCCCGACCTCATTGATCTGCTGCGGCGAAAGCAGCTTCACTATAGGCCTGCCGATAGACGGGGCGCAATTGTGATGGTGGAGGGCCATCAAGATGCCGGACCCTACGACTTTGTAATTTTCGGAAGAGATCTGGAAGAGCTTCAAGGTATCGAGCGTGAACTCGCTCAACTGTCGCATGCGAAAAACTGA
- a CDS encoding IclR family transcriptional regulator has protein sequence MAEQKNTAGPLDRALAIVGHVANQTKAVSVAEIANALSLPVPTAHRLVGNLEERGLLQKALGSKRYVVGNQLVMLSAKVIGAAFRTARRHAVLRAVAGEIGEQCEIGVVRDNLVTYVDSVRVSQPQGLQFNPGEAAPLHCTSTGKIYMSRLPERAREKLCRSLALTQYTDKTIVDCETLLKLLEETRHRGWAKTNEEYVKGVVGCAVPIVSPDRELIACLGVSVPAARVSFAELERFIPPLQRAAELLSQTILQTDSEDETLEDT, from the coding sequence ATGGCGGAACAGAAAAACACTGCAGGACCCCTCGACCGGGCGCTCGCCATAGTTGGCCATGTCGCTAATCAGACAAAGGCCGTCTCGGTCGCAGAGATCGCGAACGCCCTTTCGTTACCCGTTCCAACCGCGCATCGGCTTGTCGGAAATCTGGAAGAACGCGGCCTCCTTCAGAAAGCGCTTGGATCGAAGCGCTACGTGGTAGGCAATCAGTTGGTTATGCTGTCCGCCAAGGTCATCGGCGCGGCTTTTCGCACGGCGCGGCGGCACGCGGTGCTGCGCGCGGTTGCCGGCGAGATCGGCGAACAGTGCGAGATCGGTGTCGTGCGCGACAATCTCGTCACTTACGTCGACAGCGTACGCGTGTCCCAACCACAGGGGCTTCAATTCAATCCCGGCGAGGCAGCTCCGCTTCACTGCACCTCGACCGGAAAGATCTACATGAGCCGATTACCCGAAAGAGCGCGTGAAAAGCTATGCCGCTCACTCGCTTTGACGCAATACACTGATAAGACCATCGTGGATTGCGAGACCCTCCTGAAGCTTCTCGAGGAGACGCGCCATCGAGGGTGGGCAAAGACCAATGAGGAATACGTGAAGGGCGTCGTCGGCTGTGCGGTTCCTATCGTTTCTCCGGACCGAGAGCTGATCGCCTGTCTCGGCGTGTCCGTGCCCGCGGCCCGAGTCAGCTTTGCAGAGCTTGAGCGCTTCATTCCTCCACTTCAAAGAGCCGCCGAGCTCCTGTCGCAAACCATCCTTCAGACGGATAGCGAGGACGAAACCCTTGAGGATACTTGA
- a CDS encoding aminotransferase class V-fold PLP-dependent enzyme — MSRHYDVEAVRKEFPAAERMVYLDSGFQAPLARPVMAAIETFLREGLETAGPKGVWLDRVEQTRAKVARFLGVSADEIAFTKNTSESMNIAANALPLRAGDSVLMIHGDHPNNTYAFLNLKKKGVEIDFLPMTDVVNADTFLPRIDEKTRAISLSHVTFHAGHRFDIKSIGALCADKKLYFVVDVMQAIGIVPIDAKATQATFVGSGSHKGLLVPQGLGLLYWNKALKELEPAYLAAASLAEIPHDLIARPDCLTPSPSARRFELGNFNLPAVHALGASLDLIEQIGVENIQNHCFDLGDHLIAQLDELDVSLVGPRQREHRSPHIYVVGLPAAEWLSYFEENGVRVSPERDGIRVSFGMFNTAADVDRLVHLIRGRQLKKSFRAA; from the coding sequence ATGTCTCGTCATTACGACGTGGAAGCTGTGCGCAAGGAGTTTCCTGCAGCCGAAAGGATGGTCTACCTCGACTCCGGTTTTCAGGCGCCGCTCGCGCGTCCCGTAATGGCCGCCATCGAAACCTTTCTTCGTGAAGGCTTGGAGACCGCCGGACCGAAAGGTGTGTGGCTCGATCGGGTTGAGCAAACGCGTGCCAAAGTAGCCCGTTTCCTTGGGGTGTCGGCCGACGAAATTGCCTTTACGAAGAATACCTCGGAAAGCATGAACATCGCGGCGAACGCGTTGCCTCTGCGAGCCGGCGATAGCGTTTTGATGATCCATGGGGATCATCCAAACAACACCTATGCCTTTCTCAACTTGAAGAAGAAAGGGGTCGAGATCGACTTCCTTCCGATGACGGACGTCGTAAACGCCGACACGTTCCTTCCGCGCATCGACGAAAAGACCCGTGCGATCTCGCTGTCGCACGTCACCTTCCACGCCGGGCATCGCTTCGATATCAAGAGCATCGGCGCGCTTTGCGCGGACAAGAAGCTCTACTTCGTCGTCGACGTCATGCAAGCAATCGGAATCGTTCCAATCGATGCGAAGGCCACCCAGGCAACCTTCGTCGGCTCCGGGAGTCACAAGGGATTGCTCGTCCCCCAAGGTCTCGGGTTGCTTTATTGGAATAAGGCGTTGAAGGAACTGGAGCCTGCCTATCTTGCCGCTGCCAGTTTGGCGGAGATTCCTCACGACCTTATCGCTCGTCCCGACTGCCTGACGCCATCTCCCAGCGCGCGACGCTTCGAGCTGGGAAACTTCAATCTTCCCGCAGTTCACGCGCTCGGGGCTTCGCTTGACTTGATCGAGCAGATCGGCGTTGAGAACATTCAGAACCATTGCTTCGATCTGGGTGATCATCTCATCGCTCAACTGGACGAACTCGACGTTAGTCTCGTGGGTCCGCGTCAGCGGGAACATCGCTCGCCTCATATCTACGTCGTTGGTCTTCCCGCGGCAGAATGGCTCAGCTACTTCGAAGAGAACGGCGTGCGTGTTTCCCCCGAGCGCGACGGCATTCGCGTATCGTTCGGCATGTTCAACACCGCCGCCGATGTGGATCGTCTGGTGCATCTCATCCGCGGACGCCAGCTAAAAAAGTCATTCAGGGCCGCTTAG
- a CDS encoding amino acid ABC transporter permease codes for MNSLDFSIVVQAWPYLWSGLLFSLSLTAAAFLVGMFLGTLFALVQHFELRILSQLVRSYVALMRSIPLILVLFWFFFLVPIVLGYLSGGGRPIPVGATYTAFITFGLFEAAYYSEIIRVGLRAVNKGQFEACQALALSTFDTYRHVVLPQVFRVASPIILSQTIILFQDTSLVYVLSLTDLLGAASKLAQLNGRLVEMYLAVAVVYLIISSAASQFVAWLRKNSAIAGAHR; via the coding sequence ATGAACAGCCTCGATTTTTCGATTGTCGTGCAGGCGTGGCCCTATCTATGGTCAGGATTGTTGTTCTCGCTTTCCTTGACGGCGGCCGCCTTCCTGGTCGGGATGTTTCTTGGAACGCTCTTCGCCCTCGTGCAGCACTTTGAGCTCCGCATTCTGAGCCAGCTCGTGCGTAGCTATGTCGCCCTGATGCGATCGATTCCGCTCATTCTTGTCCTGTTTTGGTTCTTCTTCCTGGTACCCATCGTTCTGGGGTACCTCTCAGGCGGTGGCCGTCCGATTCCAGTCGGTGCCACCTATACGGCGTTCATCACGTTTGGCTTGTTCGAAGCCGCCTACTATTCGGAAATCATCCGCGTCGGGTTGCGTGCTGTGAACAAAGGACAATTCGAGGCTTGCCAGGCTCTCGCCCTGTCGACATTCGATACGTATCGTCATGTCGTCCTTCCGCAGGTGTTTCGGGTCGCCAGCCCGATCATACTGAGCCAGACTATTATTCTGTTTCAGGATACGTCCCTCGTTTACGTACTATCGCTCACTGATCTTCTTGGTGCGGCTTCGAAGCTGGCACAGCTCAATGGCCGCCTCGTCGAGATGTACCTCGCAGTGGCCGTTGTTTATCTCATCATAAGCTCCGCCGCGTCCCAATTTGTCGCCTGGCTCCGCAAGAACTCCGCAATTGCGGGCGCCCACCGATAG
- a CDS encoding DMT family transporter encodes MNRDAELSGMAHVAFASLIFVTMSSAIKVVTQTISPLQVTVLRSVLSIPIIFLILPKHVRFDSRLLFSKEHFFRSVFGYTGFLAFVACASKLPLTVAASILYTSPIWSLLLSALVLKERQNIATAFGLILGLFGMLAIVQPTISSADTWIVIGLIGAALDSLAVMMIRRIASVDAPEQMALYFMLWSSVIGLPFAIPVWVWPAPADWPLLLLIAGLAALLQIALGRGYALVRLARAAPLDFVRLPASLLVDLVCFGITPTPMMWLGTGLILVGSSACLAERVIRK; translated from the coding sequence ATGAACCGCGATGCCGAACTAAGCGGCATGGCCCATGTTGCTTTCGCCAGCCTGATCTTCGTTACTATGTCTTCGGCTATCAAGGTTGTAACGCAGACGATTTCCCCCTTGCAGGTGACTGTTCTGCGTAGCGTCCTGTCGATCCCAATCATCTTCCTTATTCTCCCTAAACACGTCCGCTTCGACTCCCGCCTCCTTTTTTCGAAAGAACATTTTTTCAGATCTGTATTTGGCTATACGGGATTTCTGGCATTCGTCGCTTGTGCATCGAAGCTTCCCCTAACGGTAGCTGCCTCAATACTCTACACGTCACCCATCTGGTCCTTGCTCTTGTCGGCGCTGGTACTGAAGGAGCGGCAGAACATCGCGACGGCCTTTGGACTGATTCTCGGGCTCTTCGGCATGCTTGCCATAGTTCAACCGACCATCAGCAGCGCAGACACATGGATTGTCATTGGCTTGATTGGCGCAGCCCTCGACAGTCTCGCTGTCATGATGATACGGCGCATAGCCAGCGTCGATGCTCCCGAACAGATGGCCCTATACTTTATGCTTTGGAGCTCTGTGATCGGCCTGCCTTTTGCAATCCCTGTGTGGGTTTGGCCGGCACCCGCTGATTGGCCGTTACTGTTGCTTATTGCGGGGTTGGCCGCACTGTTACAGATCGCGCTGGGGCGCGGTTATGCTCTCGTCCGCCTCGCGCGCGCCGCTCCACTCGACTTCGTCCGTCTGCCAGCAAGTTTACTGGTCGATCTGGTCTGCTTTGGCATCACTCCAACTCCTATGATGTGGCTTGGTACCGGACTTATCCTGGTCGGGTCTTCGGCCTGTCTGGCAGAAAGAGTGATACGGAAATGA
- a CDS encoding amino acid ABC transporter ATP-binding protein, with amino-acid sequence MQQERTVSLGDQASMVVVEHLVKRFGSFNALSDINLNVAKGEKIVLCGPSGSGKSTLIRCINHIEKPDAGRIVVDGIELTDRIRDINNVRCEVGMVFQSFNLFPHLSVIENCMLAPMKVRGLTQAEANDRAMMLLGKVRIHDQAKKYPAQLSGGQQQRVAIARALCMQPKIMLFDEPTSALDPEMVKEVLETMVELAQDGMTMVCVTHEMGFAREVADRVVFMDRGSIVEEGDPSTFFRAPNTERAKAFLNQIIH; translated from the coding sequence ATGCAACAAGAGCGCACAGTTAGCCTGGGCGACCAGGCGTCGATGGTTGTCGTCGAGCACCTCGTCAAGCGGTTCGGCAGCTTCAATGCCCTGAGCGACATCAACCTCAACGTCGCCAAAGGAGAAAAGATCGTACTCTGCGGGCCATCGGGTTCGGGGAAGTCAACTCTCATCCGTTGCATCAATCATATCGAAAAGCCCGACGCCGGCCGTATAGTGGTCGATGGGATAGAGCTGACGGACCGAATTCGCGATATCAACAACGTTCGCTGTGAAGTCGGCATGGTCTTTCAGAGCTTCAACCTGTTTCCGCATCTCTCGGTGATCGAAAATTGCATGCTCGCTCCGATGAAGGTCAGGGGCCTTACTCAGGCTGAGGCGAATGACCGGGCGATGATGCTGCTGGGAAAAGTCCGGATCCACGATCAGGCCAAGAAATATCCCGCGCAATTGTCGGGCGGCCAGCAGCAACGTGTCGCTATAGCCCGTGCCTTGTGCATGCAGCCCAAGATCATGCTCTTCGACGAGCCGACTTCTGCCCTCGATCCGGAAATGGTCAAAGAGGTGCTCGAAACCATGGTTGAGCTCGCGCAGGACGGGATGACAATGGTCTGCGTCACGCACGAAATGGGTTTTGCGCGCGAAGTTGCGGATCGTGTGGTCTTCATGGATCGCGGTTCAATTGTGGAAGAGGGCGATCCGAGCACCTTCTTTCGCGCGCCGAACACGGAACGCGCGAAGGCCTTCCTCAATCAGATCATCCACTGA